In Methylacidiphilum infernorum V4, a single window of DNA contains:
- a CDS encoding DegQ family serine endoprotease: MNWFSQNKELKPVPFQFQIDNAQIQRQNTGLVTSFAPIVKKVAPSVVEIFTTQKVKAPEGWIFPFFNDPFFRKFFGPPDGGEDQNNPRIFPMPKPRKQTGLGSGVIVSSDGYIVTNNHVVDVAEEIKVLVGEQKKEFAGKVIGKDPLSDIALVKIDASGLPSIVFTDSDQVEVGDVVLAIGNPFALTQTVTMGIVSGKGRKDIGIEEYEDFIQTDAAINPGNSGGALVDIQGRLVGINTAIVSPGRVGNLGIGFAVPSNMARYVVEQILKNGRVIRGFLGVTISEVTPDLAQAFKLPEATGALVEQVSPGTPADQAGMKAGDVILEYNGQKVTDPRSLRLAVSQTPPGSKVNLKIWRDGKEKVIQAVLKERTPEEVSANVPKQQEENSSFLPGVEIADLNRMTRQQFEIPADIQGVVIVSVDPESPAARPGRNSLQPGDVILEVQRRPVRTVQEALQAVKGTGGNVLLRVWSKGITHFVVVPRTNK; this comes from the coding sequence TTGAACTGGTTTTCCCAAAACAAAGAACTGAAGCCTGTTCCTTTCCAGTTTCAGATAGATAATGCCCAAATTCAAAGACAGAACACGGGGTTGGTTACAAGTTTTGCCCCTATTGTTAAAAAAGTGGCCCCGAGCGTAGTGGAGATCTTTACCACCCAAAAAGTAAAAGCTCCGGAAGGCTGGATCTTCCCTTTTTTTAACGATCCTTTTTTCAGAAAGTTTTTTGGTCCTCCGGATGGGGGAGAGGATCAAAATAATCCTCGGATATTCCCCATGCCTAAGCCCAGGAAACAGACAGGTCTCGGTTCAGGCGTCATCGTCTCCTCCGATGGCTACATTGTTACGAATAATCACGTGGTGGATGTGGCTGAAGAAATCAAGGTGCTTGTCGGAGAACAGAAAAAGGAATTTGCAGGCAAAGTGATTGGGAAAGATCCCTTATCCGATATAGCCTTGGTAAAAATTGATGCTTCAGGACTGCCCTCCATCGTGTTTACCGATAGTGATCAAGTAGAAGTGGGGGATGTCGTTTTGGCCATTGGAAATCCTTTTGCTCTCACCCAAACCGTCACCATGGGTATTGTCAGCGGTAAAGGAAGAAAGGATATCGGTATTGAAGAATACGAGGATTTTATCCAGACCGATGCGGCTATAAACCCGGGTAATTCTGGGGGGGCCTTGGTCGACATCCAGGGGCGGCTGGTTGGAATAAACACGGCTATCGTTAGTCCTGGCAGGGTGGGCAACCTCGGTATCGGTTTTGCCGTGCCTTCGAATATGGCTCGGTATGTGGTAGAACAGATCTTAAAGAACGGGCGGGTCATTCGTGGTTTTCTTGGAGTGACCATATCCGAGGTTACCCCTGATCTGGCTCAAGCTTTTAAGCTTCCAGAAGCAACGGGGGCGCTAGTCGAGCAGGTCAGCCCTGGAACTCCTGCAGATCAAGCGGGAATGAAAGCTGGCGATGTTATCCTTGAGTACAATGGGCAAAAAGTGACCGATCCAAGATCTTTAAGGCTGGCTGTTTCCCAGACTCCTCCCGGTTCCAAGGTCAATTTGAAAATTTGGCGCGATGGAAAGGAGAAGGTTATCCAGGCCGTACTCAAGGAAAGGACCCCAGAGGAAGTGTCTGCAAACGTTCCCAAACAGCAGGAAGAGAACTCTTCTTTTTTGCCCGGAGTGGAGATTGCCGATTTGAATAGGATGACCAGGCAGCAGTTTGAGATTCCAGCCGATATTCAAGGGGTGGTGATCGTATCCGTTGATCCCGAATCCCCGGCAGCCAGGCCCGGGAGAAATTCCTTGCAACCGGGAGATGTCATTCTTGAAGTCCAACGCCGCCCCGTTCGGACGGTCCAAGAAGCCTTGCAAGCTGTTAAAGGAACCGGTGGTAATGTGCTGCTCAGGGTTTGGTCCAAGGGAATTACCCATTTTGTGGTTGTTCCTCGAACAAACAAGTAG
- a CDS encoding NYN domain-containing protein, with the protein MDKKLSSTPLLVIDGYSVIYAWDELRLAKRRSLSKARELLIEKLFVLHDLDIYQVVVIFDGSNPEPVSIPKVPEDFTVIFSPRGTTADGLIERYVSSSVPQRTVTVITADLEEKRQVESLGAFCMSPEWLMREIEYREADFRGVLEKVHLQSRF; encoded by the coding sequence ATGGATAAAAAATTGTCATCTACTCCCCTTTTAGTCATAGACGGCTACAGCGTGATCTATGCCTGGGATGAACTTAGGCTTGCCAAAAGAAGGTCTTTAAGTAAGGCTAGGGAGTTGTTAATCGAAAAACTTTTTGTTTTGCATGACCTCGATATTTACCAGGTCGTAGTCATTTTTGACGGCAGCAACCCGGAGCCGGTGAGCATTCCTAAAGTTCCAGAGGATTTTACCGTCATTTTCTCCCCCAGGGGAACAACGGCCGATGGGCTCATAGAAAGATACGTGAGCTCTTCGGTGCCCCAAAGGACTGTAACAGTGATTACCGCCGATCTCGAAGAAAAACGCCAGGTGGAATCCTTGGGGGCTTTCTGTATGAGTCCTGAATGGTTAATGCGGGAAATAGAGTATAGAGAAGCTGATTTCAGGGGAGTTTTAGAAAAAGTTCACCTTCAGAGTCGTTTTTAA
- the trpS gene encoding tryptophan--tRNA ligase, protein MLKRVLSGIQPSGHLHIGNYFGMIKRAIEWQDKAQTLYFIADYHALTSIKDPQNLRQYVRKIAMAFLACGLDPAKSIFFRQSSIPEVHELAWILSSITPFGLLERSHSFKDKIAKGLSPTLALFSYPVLMASDILLYQSEIIPVGQDQKQHLEIARDIAHKFNHTYGEVFRIPEPDIQEEVAVIPGIDGQKMSKSYNNTLEIFGDPEEFKRRVMSIKTDSTPVASPKPIQGSILVNLYKLVASPAEYEEFVESMKKGGQGYAYYKKLLLEKLNAYFKPIRERYLELERNPSYVDEVLADGAYKARMISQETLRKVRQAVGLLD, encoded by the coding sequence ATGTTAAAACGGGTTCTTTCTGGAATTCAACCTTCGGGTCATCTCCATATCGGAAATTATTTCGGGATGATCAAGAGGGCGATCGAATGGCAAGACAAGGCTCAAACCCTTTATTTCATAGCCGATTATCATGCTTTAACCTCTATAAAAGACCCTCAAAACCTCAGGCAATACGTACGAAAAATTGCCATGGCCTTTTTGGCCTGTGGCCTTGACCCGGCTAAATCCATATTTTTTAGACAAAGTTCCATTCCCGAGGTCCATGAACTAGCCTGGATTCTCTCGTCTATAACCCCTTTTGGTTTGCTGGAAAGATCTCATAGTTTCAAGGACAAAATCGCCAAGGGGTTATCACCCACCTTGGCCCTCTTTTCTTACCCGGTGCTCATGGCCTCGGATATCCTCCTTTATCAGTCCGAGATCATCCCCGTAGGGCAGGATCAAAAACAGCATCTTGAAATTGCAAGGGATATCGCCCATAAATTTAACCATACCTATGGGGAGGTATTTCGCATTCCCGAGCCGGACATACAGGAAGAAGTAGCGGTGATACCGGGCATAGACGGCCAGAAAATGTCTAAGTCTTACAACAATACCCTGGAAATCTTTGGCGATCCCGAAGAATTCAAGCGAAGGGTAATGAGCATAAAGACGGATTCCACTCCAGTTGCTTCCCCCAAGCCCATCCAGGGATCCATATTGGTCAATTTATATAAACTGGTCGCCAGCCCAGCCGAATATGAAGAGTTTGTCGAAAGCATGAAAAAAGGAGGTCAAGGCTACGCCTATTACAAAAAACTTCTCCTTGAAAAACTCAATGCTTATTTCAAACCCATTCGAGAAAGATACCTAGAACTGGAACGTAATCCTAGCTATGTGGATGAAGTCCTTGCCGATGGAGCTTACAAAGCGAGGATGATATCCCAGGAAACCTTAAGAAAAGTAAGGCAGGCTGTCGGCCTGCTCGATTGA
- a CDS encoding chorismate mutase, translated as MGIEAFRNQLEKIDRQILKFLNLRMRLAQEIGEKKKLYGYPVLDTQREDRYLKNLKAINPGPLQEKNLEGIFREIFSSSRCQQGGLRIGCPQNHFLSCFLASLIRFGSSSTFIPISLDEGSQVQEDKEPEVDTLVVSTPYLLKRIKANRSTLLSLLPSFSLGGEIDLSQFISHQEIEKHFFFFQKKSIPKENAVYKMVFVAGGSVSYPSVEKWVENQGLKVIFFEGDPQNPQDNVYLLEKTTKEPKKEDIEYSWKKFTEGLGWVILIGSYPF; from the coding sequence ATGGGCATAGAAGCTTTCCGTAACCAATTGGAAAAGATAGATCGCCAGATTTTGAAATTTCTCAACTTGAGAATGAGGCTGGCCCAGGAAATAGGCGAAAAAAAAAAGCTTTACGGCTATCCCGTCCTGGACACCCAGAGAGAAGACCGGTACCTGAAAAATCTCAAAGCGATCAATCCCGGGCCGTTGCAAGAGAAGAACCTTGAAGGGATATTCCGAGAAATATTTTCCTCTTCCCGTTGCCAGCAAGGAGGTTTAAGGATCGGATGCCCGCAAAACCATTTTCTGTCCTGTTTTCTTGCTTCCCTTATCCGGTTTGGCTCAAGCAGTACCTTTATCCCTATTTCTCTTGATGAAGGCAGCCAAGTCCAAGAAGATAAGGAACCGGAAGTCGATACTCTTGTGGTTTCCACCCCTTACCTGCTGAAAAGGATTAAAGCAAATCGGTCCACTCTCCTCTCCCTTTTGCCCTCTTTTTCTCTCGGAGGGGAAATTGATCTTTCCCAGTTTATTTCTCATCAAGAGATAGAAAAACACTTTTTCTTTTTTCAAAAAAAATCGATTCCCAAGGAAAATGCGGTTTACAAAATGGTCTTTGTCGCCGGGGGCTCGGTTTCTTATCCTTCGGTTGAGAAATGGGTAGAAAATCAAGGACTAAAAGTAATTTTTTTTGAGGGCGATCCTCAAAATCCCCAAGATAATGTTTATCTTTTAGAAAAAACAACAAAAGAGCCTAAAAAAGAAGACATCGAATATTCCTGGAAAAAGTTTACAGAAGGCTTAGGTTGGGTAATTTTGATAGGCAGTTATCCCTTTTGA
- a CDS encoding coiled-coil domain-containing protein produces MDFEGISQNPPGYPFRFPPQGNPIDGSIPKRSFPQKIGPRNTLPPHLLAQNKKHPPPRKLGSLPKDGLFKEPFAPSPSTAKPYFPNGHSPLSRKEHKSPREKANPKPSPLILERTTRKNHPPPKNTSSVSLTPKEAKKASGFSSRRKWVGLLLRLFLYVGTLAAGFGAYYSFRETRISGWIAVKGISMPKEIYLVHDFSGDVKALRENYLNEIGPCLEEIQNKRENLKKARTDITALNERLRLLKQQEHVAETEIQIVAKEYQEKADHLWKNEGVLLDQEYDKRLEELKERFQQKAQQLGIDFNISSAEANSPEAWVNAYNLALYNPPPEIDPVKERQWAEEELKKWHSFETENEKKRTELKLKTKEIQSELGPKVQALREQILRIQSRIQDSELEIAPLEQEYANNERELAQAEETERKIKERFLNDLEKIPQNSVREKIPLDPDGHFEWRRLDQNPKFTPGQYFLWVVIKKEGKEWWSLFPFPIHAYALTEIVVLPESFVPIDALLN; encoded by the coding sequence ATGGATTTTGAAGGAATATCCCAAAACCCACCTGGATATCCTTTCCGTTTTCCTCCCCAAGGAAATCCAATCGACGGTTCTATCCCCAAAAGATCATTCCCCCAAAAAATAGGACCAAGAAATACTCTTCCTCCCCATCTCTTAGCCCAAAACAAAAAACATCCTCCTCCCCGAAAACTGGGCTCTCTACCCAAAGATGGTCTTTTCAAAGAGCCCTTTGCTCCTTCCCCTTCCACGGCAAAGCCCTATTTTCCCAATGGACATTCTCCATTATCCCGAAAAGAACATAAAAGCCCTAGAGAAAAAGCCAACCCAAAACCTTCTCCTTTAATTTTGGAGCGGACCACAAGAAAAAACCATCCCCCTCCAAAGAATACCTCTTCGGTTTCTTTAACCCCTAAAGAAGCAAAAAAGGCCTCCGGATTTTCCTCCCGGAGGAAATGGGTGGGACTTCTTTTGCGCCTCTTTCTTTATGTAGGAACATTGGCCGCCGGATTTGGCGCATATTACTCTTTTAGGGAAACTCGGATCAGCGGTTGGATAGCGGTTAAAGGTATTTCCATGCCCAAAGAGATTTATCTCGTTCATGATTTCTCGGGGGACGTAAAAGCACTAAGGGAAAATTACCTCAATGAAATAGGACCTTGTTTGGAAGAAATCCAGAATAAAAGGGAGAACCTCAAAAAAGCAAGGACGGATATTACAGCGCTCAATGAAAGGCTTAGACTGCTCAAACAGCAGGAACATGTTGCTGAAACCGAGATTCAAATTGTAGCTAAAGAATACCAGGAAAAAGCCGATCATCTCTGGAAAAATGAGGGTGTACTGCTTGATCAAGAATACGATAAAAGGCTTGAGGAACTCAAAGAACGTTTTCAACAAAAGGCTCAACAGTTAGGCATAGATTTTAATATCTCGTCGGCCGAAGCCAATTCTCCTGAAGCATGGGTCAATGCTTATAACCTTGCCTTGTACAACCCTCCACCCGAAATAGATCCTGTCAAAGAACGACAATGGGCTGAAGAAGAACTAAAAAAGTGGCATAGCTTTGAAACAGAAAATGAAAAAAAAAGGACGGAACTTAAATTAAAAACCAAGGAAATTCAATCTGAACTCGGTCCAAAAGTCCAAGCTTTACGAGAACAAATCCTACGCATCCAATCTCGCATCCAGGACAGCGAACTTGAGATCGCTCCGCTAGAACAAGAATATGCTAATAACGAAAGAGAGCTGGCTCAAGCGGAAGAAACCGAACGGAAAATTAAAGAGCGTTTTTTAAACGATCTCGAAAAGATTCCGCAAAACAGCGTTAGGGAAAAAATACCGCTGGATCCGGATGGCCATTTTGAATGGCGGAGGCTCGATCAAAATCCTAAGTTTACTCCCGGCCAGTATTTTTTGTGGGTAGTTATAAAAAAGGAGGGAAAAGAATGGTGGTCGCTTTTTCCTTTTCCTATTCATGCCTATGCGTTAACAGAAATCGTCGTTCTGCCCGAAAGCTTTGTTCCCATAGACGCCCTGTTAAATTGA
- a CDS encoding type I 3-dehydroquinate dehydratase: protein MNLPIEKSLIIVGSISTRYGVKTAFDNHLAVDLLEYRLDSILLDMNVKEALEELQSTLGCRTLPALLTIRSKKEGGMLQLSDGQRIELFERLYPFVDSVDLEWQEFPKVFQVYSLYKKGGKKIILSIHSLDRFLNLETLLSSLPEIKRLEADFVKLAVRIEELSQLKTLTNLFFSYPDIPWALMGIGKYSTLSRIVLSALGSRLVYGYVDRPAALGQPSVFDLKESFQRLGIIGKER, encoded by the coding sequence ATGAATCTTCCTATTGAAAAATCCTTGATCATAGTGGGTTCCATTTCAACTCGATATGGAGTAAAAACCGCTTTCGACAACCATCTTGCTGTAGATCTATTGGAGTATCGGCTGGACTCCATCCTTTTGGATATGAATGTAAAAGAGGCCCTGGAGGAATTGCAAAGTACTCTAGGCTGCCGCACCCTCCCGGCATTGCTTACCATTAGATCAAAAAAAGAAGGGGGCATGCTTCAGTTGTCGGATGGCCAGAGGATAGAGCTTTTTGAAAGATTGTATCCTTTCGTGGATAGCGTAGACTTGGAATGGCAGGAATTTCCCAAGGTTTTTCAAGTTTATTCCCTTTATAAAAAAGGGGGGAAAAAAATTATTCTTTCTATCCATTCTTTAGATCGTTTTTTAAATCTTGAAACTCTTCTTTCTTCGCTTCCCGAGATAAAACGGCTTGAAGCTGACTTTGTCAAACTTGCCGTTAGAATAGAGGAGCTCTCTCAACTAAAAACCTTGACGAATCTTTTCTTTTCTTATCCGGATATTCCCTGGGCTTTAATGGGTATAGGGAAGTATTCCACCCTGTCTCGGATTGTTTTATCCGCTTTGGGTTCCCGGCTTGTTTACGGCTACGTGGACAGGCCTGCAGCTCTTGGACAACCTTCAGTATTCGATTTAAAAGAAAGCTTCCAAAGACTGGGGATTATTGGGAAAGAGAGGTAA
- a CDS encoding rod shape-determining protein, which yields MNLNQNTVQPSPDVLSKNYPRLLEGGKQVQQKTFSILRSLSSLFGNDIGIDLGTANTLVYIRGKGIVMREPTVVAVYQGTKNVLAVGEEAKRMLGRTPGNIVAVRPLKDGVITDFYLTESMLKAFIHKVQTHFRLRRPRVVVAVPSGITEVERRAVQESAKHAGAREVFLVEEPMAAAIGVGLPVHEASGNMIIDIGGGTTEVAIISLSGIVYSRSVRVAGDEMDEAIVNYLRRAYNLMIGERTAEEIKIKIGSAYPLEKETVMEVRGRDLVAGLPKTLTITSQEVREAMMDPISVIVDSVRVTLERCPPELSADLVERGIVLAGGGALLRGIDRLLAEETALPVYIAEDPLSAVAEGTGKILEEYQYLNKIAKSAMH from the coding sequence ATGAATTTAAACCAGAATACCGTTCAACCATCCCCTGATGTTCTATCTAAAAATTATCCTCGGTTATTGGAAGGAGGAAAACAGGTTCAGCAAAAGACTTTTTCCATCCTTCGGTCCTTGAGTTCCCTTTTTGGCAATGACATCGGCATCGATTTAGGAACGGCCAACACGTTGGTTTACATCCGGGGTAAAGGCATTGTCATGAGAGAGCCAACCGTTGTTGCTGTATATCAAGGGACAAAAAATGTCCTTGCCGTGGGGGAAGAAGCCAAGAGGATGCTGGGCAGAACACCTGGAAATATCGTGGCTGTAAGACCCTTAAAGGATGGAGTAATTACCGATTTCTATTTGACCGAATCCATGCTGAAAGCCTTTATTCATAAGGTCCAAACCCATTTCCGACTCCGTAGACCCAGGGTTGTTGTTGCTGTCCCCAGCGGGATAACCGAGGTGGAAAGAAGGGCTGTTCAAGAATCGGCAAAACATGCAGGGGCTAGAGAGGTTTTCCTGGTCGAAGAGCCCATGGCTGCAGCTATTGGAGTAGGATTACCTGTACATGAAGCTTCGGGTAACATGATCATCGACATAGGGGGAGGGACGACAGAAGTAGCCATCATTTCTCTCTCCGGAATTGTTTACAGCCGCAGCGTAAGGGTGGCCGGAGATGAAATGGATGAAGCCATAGTCAATTACTTGAGAAGAGCTTATAATTTAATGATTGGAGAAAGAACGGCAGAAGAAATTAAAATCAAAATCGGATCAGCCTATCCCTTGGAGAAAGAGACGGTCATGGAGGTCAGGGGAAGGGATCTGGTGGCAGGCCTACCCAAGACATTAACGATCACTTCTCAAGAGGTCAGAGAGGCGATGATGGATCCCATTTCGGTCATCGTGGACTCCGTACGCGTGACCCTGGAACGGTGTCCTCCTGAACTTTCCGCTGACCTGGTAGAGCGGGGAATAGTCCTTGCTGGAGGGGGAGCTCTTTTGCGAGGGATTGATAGGCTTTTGGCGGAGGAAACCGCTTTGCCCGTATATATTGCCGAGGATCCTTTGAGCGCCGTTGCGGAAGGCACTGGAAAAATACTTGAAGAATACCAGTATCTCAATAAAATTGCCAAATCGGCGATGCATTAA
- the mreC gene encoding rod shape-determining protein MreC, with amino-acid sequence MRKSPVEKETSTLFEEKEESPFSKIAYYRAAIFIFLGALFLVFIGLFLPKSWQNSIHKLGLEVFSPVIWVWDKTVKTIDEYTSSLKTLDQVQVELKELKAKNAQLAMENSYLAHLREENERLKEMLSFRHSSRYRLLACRVISRDPTNWWNDILIDVGWADESELYSDLPVVTPRGVVGKTGIVARHTTEVILLTNENCKISAMTEVSKDQGLVIGAGTNGENKPYSRLVYLPRNSQVGVGERVLTSGLGGVFPPGLYIGSVVQVEPLDASHNFGLYREAILDTGVDLSQLNEMFVILIGKRQ; translated from the coding sequence ATGCGGAAATCACCTGTAGAAAAGGAGACTTCTACCCTGTTCGAGGAAAAAGAAGAAAGTCCGTTTTCGAAGATCGCCTACTATAGAGCGGCCATTTTCATTTTTTTGGGTGCCCTTTTCCTGGTTTTCATCGGACTTTTTCTGCCTAAATCCTGGCAAAATTCCATTCATAAGCTGGGATTGGAAGTCTTTTCTCCCGTTATTTGGGTTTGGGACAAAACGGTAAAAACCATTGACGAGTATACTTCCAGTCTAAAGACACTGGATCAAGTGCAAGTGGAACTCAAAGAACTGAAAGCAAAAAATGCCCAACTGGCCATGGAAAATAGCTATCTAGCCCATCTGCGCGAGGAAAACGAAAGGTTGAAAGAGATGCTTTCTTTTCGCCATTCATCCCGGTATAGGCTATTGGCCTGCAGGGTCATAAGCAGGGACCCCACGAATTGGTGGAACGATATATTGATTGACGTGGGTTGGGCTGACGAAAGTGAACTTTACTCTGATTTGCCGGTGGTCACCCCAAGAGGAGTAGTGGGGAAAACCGGCATAGTAGCAAGACATACAACCGAAGTCATTCTCTTGACCAACGAAAATTGTAAAATTTCGGCAATGACTGAAGTCTCAAAGGATCAGGGACTCGTTATCGGTGCAGGGACTAACGGTGAAAACAAACCGTATTCGCGCCTGGTTTACCTCCCAAGAAATAGCCAGGTAGGTGTAGGAGAAAGGGTGTTAACCAGCGGGCTGGGAGGCGTATTTCCTCCGGGTTTATATATCGGCAGCGTGGTTCAGGTAGAACCCTTGGATGCCTCTCACAATTTTGGGCTTTACCGGGAGGCGATTCTGGACACGGGGGTTGATCTATCCCAGCTCAATGAAATGTTTGTTATTTTGATCGGGAAACGGCAGTAG
- the mrdA gene encoding penicillin-binding protein 2 encodes MTTPPSGLRHSVRFRIILLSIGVVFSMGILLSRLWVIQVYEGKSYASKLRNQTTISLRLPGARGPILDKNGIGLAENRAMFEIDLYLDELVRDFPRRHKGKIPRIEVQRVMGGNVVLRKEPDIYKIVMTDLAPILKALQLAVKIDPKELQRHYFVSPSVPYSLRTDLDYATVARFEEQNLGVPGIDISVRPIRYYNYGALASHILGYVAPPDDKERVSADGNSLDMVGKWGIEKYMDGQLQGKPGGRMLRVNYRGYVVNEESYIAPQLGDCVYLSIDTRIQYIVETALRSVGRGAAVIIDPNTGDILAMCSVPNFDPNDFIPKISQENWQKLITDPTNPLVNRAISSYPPGSTFKLLIALAALKSGAITPKTVINSPAAIYIGDHLFHDWTKSGRGDITLYDGIRYSCNTFFYQVGIKTGIQNIDQMAALAGFGQPTGIPLPGESPGILPGPEWMKQKYPLERWSTAHTANISIGQGFLQVTPLQMALFVAAIANGGTLYYPRLVQGVSNNKGEIKISVPPRVHSQLDVSPQDLESVKAAMLGVVEDGTGANAKIEGIKIAGKTGSAQATKKLGGKLYNDTRAWFVGFAPYDSPRYAFCILVEGGVSGGATAAPIAKKILQGIFDIEKGHNPELTYLKPAIGNFNGLTEYKKHEAGSSQPAPSSHTQPEEDDSDN; translated from the coding sequence ATGACTACCCCTCCCTCTGGATTACGCCATTCGGTGAGATTTAGAATCATCCTCCTATCCATAGGTGTAGTTTTCAGCATGGGAATCCTTTTATCTCGGCTCTGGGTGATCCAGGTTTACGAAGGTAAATCTTATGCTTCGAAATTGAGAAACCAGACGACCATATCCCTTCGCCTACCGGGGGCCCGGGGACCAATCCTGGATAAAAATGGCATAGGGCTAGCCGAAAATAGGGCGATGTTTGAAATTGATCTTTATCTTGACGAGCTCGTTAGAGATTTTCCCCGAAGACATAAAGGCAAAATACCTCGGATCGAAGTGCAAAGGGTAATGGGAGGCAATGTCGTTTTGAGGAAAGAACCAGACATTTATAAAATAGTCATGACCGATCTTGCCCCTATTCTCAAAGCTCTCCAATTAGCCGTAAAAATTGATCCCAAGGAGCTCCAAAGACACTACTTTGTAAGCCCCTCCGTTCCCTATTCCCTTAGGACCGATCTTGATTATGCGACCGTAGCCCGGTTCGAAGAACAAAACCTGGGTGTTCCTGGAATAGACATCTCTGTTAGACCTATACGATATTACAACTATGGAGCATTGGCCTCTCATATCCTTGGCTATGTAGCCCCACCTGATGATAAAGAAAGGGTTTCGGCCGACGGTAATTCCCTGGATATGGTGGGCAAATGGGGTATTGAAAAATACATGGATGGGCAGCTTCAAGGCAAACCCGGGGGAAGGATGCTTCGGGTTAATTACCGGGGCTATGTCGTCAATGAAGAAAGTTATATTGCTCCGCAATTGGGTGATTGCGTCTATTTAAGCATTGATACAAGGATACAATACATTGTTGAAACAGCCCTGAGATCGGTAGGAAGGGGTGCTGCCGTCATCATTGATCCCAATACGGGTGACATTCTGGCCATGTGTTCTGTCCCCAACTTCGATCCCAATGACTTTATTCCTAAAATTTCTCAAGAAAACTGGCAAAAACTCATTACCGATCCTACAAATCCCTTGGTCAACAGGGCCATTTCTTCCTATCCCCCCGGATCGACTTTTAAACTCTTGATCGCTTTAGCGGCCTTGAAATCCGGCGCTATTACTCCTAAAACGGTCATTAACTCCCCTGCGGCCATTTACATCGGCGATCACCTCTTTCATGACTGGACAAAATCGGGTCGTGGAGATATTACCCTCTATGACGGTATTCGCTACTCCTGCAATACCTTTTTCTACCAAGTAGGGATAAAAACAGGAATACAAAACATCGATCAGATGGCGGCCTTGGCGGGATTTGGGCAACCAACAGGCATTCCTTTGCCCGGTGAATCCCCTGGAATCCTTCCCGGCCCCGAATGGATGAAACAAAAATATCCTTTAGAAAGATGGTCGACAGCCCATACGGCCAATATTTCCATTGGACAAGGTTTTTTGCAGGTGACACCTCTTCAAATGGCTCTTTTTGTTGCGGCCATAGCTAACGGGGGAACCCTTTATTATCCTCGCCTGGTTCAAGGAGTTTCTAATAACAAGGGCGAAATCAAAATTTCTGTACCTCCAAGAGTACACTCCCAGCTCGACGTGAGTCCCCAGGACCTGGAATCGGTAAAAGCGGCCATGCTGGGTGTAGTGGAAGATGGAACGGGGGCCAATGCCAAGATTGAAGGGATAAAGATAGCGGGGAAAACGGGTTCTGCTCAAGCCACGAAGAAACTAGGGGGCAAACTGTATAACGATACCCGCGCCTGGTTTGTAGGGTTCGCTCCCTACGATTCTCCCCGCTATGCTTTCTGTATTCTTGTAGAAGGAGGAGTGAGCGGAGGAGCAACAGCCGCCCCGATCGCCAAAAAGATTCTTCAAGGCATTTTCGATATCGAAAAGGGCCACAATCCAGAATTGACCTACCTGAAACCGGCGATAGGCAATTTCAATGGTCTAACCGAGTATAAAAAACATGAAGCCGGGTCTTCTCAACCCGCTCCTTCATCCCATACCCAACCCGAAGAAGACGACTCCGACAACTGA